The genomic window CGCCGCGTCCGGCGCCGGAAGAAGAACGGCCGCAGTACGCGCCCCGCCCCGTCGCGCCGATCGAGCCGCCGCCGGTCGCCCCGCGCCCGGCCGCCATTCCCGTCTCCCCGGCCGAGCCCGCGCCGGTCGTGCACCACGCGGCCGCGCCGATCGAGCCGCCGCCCATCGCCCCGCGCCCGATCGCCCCGGTCGAGGCCCCCGTCGCCGCTCCCCGCCCCGCCGGCTCGCCGGCCCGCGCCGGCGACGCGGCGTCGATCCTCGCCGCGCTCAACGACAACGCCGCCGACCCCGAGGCCGAGGCCGCCGACGCGCGCCGCTACGCCCGCCTGCTGATGGACGAGATCATGCTCTACCACGGCGCGGCGGTGGAGGAAGGACGCGCCGCGCGCGACATCCGCGACCGTCTGGCCGACGAGATCAACCAAGCCCGCCAGATGTACGAGCGGCGCGTGGACGCGCGCGTCCGCGGCGCGGGCGACTACTTCGAGGAGGCGCTGGTCCAGATCATCGCCGGCGGCGACGCCGGCGCCCTCGGTCCGGCGTAGCGCCCTTGGATTCCCGGCGTTCCGCGAACGCGTCCGCCGCGCCCCGCGCGGGCGGCGGACGCGAAGCCTCTCCTTCGGCCGACGCGCCCGCCGCCCCGGCGGGCGCGTCGCGCGTTCCCCGTCCTTCGGGCCGCGCCGCCGCGGCCGGCGACGCGGCGCTGCTCGTCTGCGCGGTCTTGTGGGGCACGACCTTCCCGCTGACCAAGCTGGCGATGGCCCACTCGACGCCGCTCGCCTTCACCGCGTTCCGCTTCTGCCTCGCCACCGTCGCCCTCGTGCCGCTCGCCCTCCGCGGGCCGGGCCTCGCGGGGCTCTGGCGCGCGCGCTGGTGGGGCTGCGGCGTCGGGCTGCTCGTCGCGGCGGGGTTCTGGCTGCAGACCTACGGCCTGACGCGGATCTCGTCGCCCCGCTCGGCGTTCCTCACCGCGTTCTACGTGTTCTTCACGCTCGGCCTGGAGTGGCTGGTCTTCCGCCGCCCGCCGGGATGGTGGGTCGCGGCGGGGGCGGCGCTCGCCTTCGTCGGGGTCGCCGTGATGACCGGCGCCGGGGCGGGCGACCCGATCAACTCCGGGGACGTCGCCACGCTGGTCTGCGCCCTCACCTTCGCCGGGCAGATGGTCCTGCTCTCCGGGGCGCTCAAGCGGCACGACCCGGGGAAGATCCTCTTCCTCGAGATCGGCTCGTGCGCCGTCCTGTCGATCGTCGCCGCGCCGCTTTTCGAGACGCCGCGGCTCGACTGGAGCGCGCCGTTGGTCGCCACGGCGCTCTACCTCGCGCTGATCGCGACCGCCCTCGTGCTCGGGCTGCAGAACTTCGGCCAGAAGCGGACGACCGCCTCGCGCGCCGGCGTGCTCTTCTCGTCCGAGCCGGTCTGGACGACCGTCTTCGCCGCGGCGTTCTTCGGGGAGGTCGTCACGGGGCGCACGCTCGTCGGCGGGGCCTTGGTCCTCGGCGGCCTGCTCGTCACGACGCTCGCGCCGCGTCCCGCGCCGCACGCCTGACGCCGCGTCGCGCGTCCCGCGGCCGGCGGCGCGCGATCCGCGGTCGCCGGCGGCGCGTCGCGCCAAGCGCCGCCGCTCAGTCGAGATCGACCTCGCCGCGGTAGACGAAGCGGGCCTCGCCGGAAAGACGCGCCGGCCCGCCGCCCCCCTCCAGCGAGACGCGCAGCGGCGTCTCCGCCGGCGGCATCAGGACGACGTCCGCGGCCGCGTCGGGCGCCGGCGCGAGGGTCAGCGCCGCGGCGAGCGCGCCGCTGCCGCAGGCCAGCGTCTCCCCCACGCCGCGCTCGAACGTCCGCACGTGCAGCGTCCCCCGCTCCTCGCGCAGCAGCGTCACGTTCACCTGGCCGCGCAGGTCGGGGCGGGCGTCGAAGAGGGCCGCGGCGAGGCGCGGGAGCTCCCAGCCGCCCTCCGGCTCGCGCAGGACGACGTGTTCGACGCCGGCGCTGATCCGCGGCCCGGCGAGTTCCGCCTCCGCGAACGGAAAGGCCACGCGCGGCTCGACGACGAACGGCCGCGGCGCCTCGATCTCGACGTCGTCGGCGACGCGCAGCGCTCGGACGACGAGCCCGGGGAAGACGATCGTCAGCGGCAGGACGTCGGCGCCGAGCAGCTTCCCGATCCGCGCGACGCAGCGCGAGCCGTTGCCGCAGAAGCCGGCCGGCGAGCCGTCGGCGTTGACGAAGTCGACCTCGACGCGGTCCCGCTCGAGGCGGCGCACGGCGATCAGCCCGTCCGCCCCGACCGACACGCGCCGCGGGCAGAGCCGCCGCGCCAGATCCTCCGGCGACGCCGGCAGCCCGCCGCGGGCGTCGAGGACGACGAAGTCGTTCCCCGCCCCGGCCATTTTCCAAAAGCGCAGCGTCGTGCCGGCCATCCCCTACTCCTTCGCCGTCCCGGGCGTCACGGCCGCGGCGCGACCCAATCGGTCGGGCCGGCGGGAGCGGCGCGGTTCCCCGCCTTGTCCACCGCGACGACGCGGTAGCGGCGGCGTCCCGCGTCGGCGTCGGCGTCGACGAAGAAGCTCTCCGGCGTCTCGACCGCGCCGACCTCGACCCACGCGTCCTTTCCTTCGAGCTGGCGCTCGACGATCGCCTTCGCCTCGTCGGCCGAGCCGCCGGGGTACCAGAAGACCCGCACGCGCCGCGTCTCGGGCGCCGCGTCCACCTGCTGCGGCGGACGGGGCGGGAAGACGTCCCGGTAGGCGAGCGACGCCGCCGCGCCCAACTCCGACTCGACCGGCGGCTCCTGCTTCTCCTCCGCCCCGTAGGTCGCCGCGTAGCGCAGGTCGTCGCCGTAGCGCGCCTCGTCGTCGAACAGCTCCTTCGCGCCGGCCGCCGCCGTGCGCCACGGCCGCCAAGAGAACGGCTCGGCGCCGCGGGCGCGGTAGATCCGCACCGCCTTGGCCCGCGCGTCCTCCGGCGCCGTCCAGCGCAGCCGCACCCCCGTTTCCTCGGGCGACGCCGCGAGCGCGGGGACGCCGCGCAGGCCGGGACGCAGCGGCGCGAACGGGATCCGCGGCGAGGCGAAGGAGCGCGAGCGCTTGTCGCCGAGCGCCGCGGCGAGCACGAACGTCGCCGGCGGCAGCTTGTCCAGCGGCAACGCGTCGATCCGCTCGACGTCGCGCGTCCGCGCGCCGTCCTCGAACGGCGCGAGCGGCACGCGCATCGCGCCGCGCTCGAACTCGGTCTCGCGCGCCGGGCCGTCCCAGCCCGACGTGTCGCCGCCGCGCACGGCGAGGACGAGCGCGACCGGGCGCGCCGGCGCGCGCAGCGGCGCCCCTTCCAGCGTGCGCAGCGGGTAGCGCGCGGAGACCTCGATCCTGTCGCCGCGCTGGCGCCATTCGGCGTCGCGCGGCGCGGCGGGGATCCGCGGCAGCGGCGGCGACGGGCTGCCGCGGTGGCCGCAGGCGCCGGTCAGGGTCAGGAACGAGCAGAGGGCGACGAAGAAGAGCGCGCGCTTCACAGGACGAACCTCGCGAGATCCTGGCGCTCGACGAGATCGCCCAGCGCCTTCTTGACGTCGTCGGCCTCGACGACAACCTTGCCGCGCACCGTGTCCGGCGCGCCGAAGAGCTGCGGCTCGAGCAGCCGCTCCAGCACCGTGGCCAGCCGCCGGGCGCCGATGTCCTCGGTCGCCTCGTTGACCGCCGCGGCGATCCGCGCGATCTCCTCGATCGCGCCCTTGGTGATTTCGAGCTCCACCCCGTCCACGTCGAGCAGCGCCTGGTACTGCCGCGGCAGCGAATTCTCGGTCTCGGCGAGGATCCGCACGAAGTCCGCGCGCGTCAGGCGGGAGAGCTCGACGCGGATCGGCAGCCGCCCCTGCAGCTCGGGCATCAGGTCGGACGGCTTGGCGACGTGGAAGGCGCCGGCGGCGATGAACAGGATGTGGTCGGTGCGCACCGGCCCCTGCTTCGTCTGCACGACCGTTCCCTCGACGATCGGCAGCAGGTCGCGCTGCACCCCCTGCCGCGAGACGTCGGGCCCCGCGCCGCCGCCGCCCCCGGCGACCTTGTCGATCTCGTCGATGAAGACGATTCCGCTCGCCTCGACCCGCTCGACGGCGGCGCGCGAGATGTCTTCCTTGTCGAGGCGCCGCTCTTCCTCTTCGCGCTGGAGCAGCTCGCGCGCCTCGGCGACCGTCGCCGAGCGCCGCCGCGTGCGCCGCCCGAAGCCGGGCATCATCTCGCCCAGCCGGACGTCGATCTCCTCGCTGCCCGGCCCGCCGGCGATCTTGAACGCCGGCGCGGCGTCCTCGTCGAGCTCGACCTCGATCCGCTTCTCCTCGAGCTTTCCGTCGCGCAGGTCGCGCCGCATCGCCTCGCGCGCCTCGACCCGCTCGCGCAGGTCGGCCGTCGAGGGCGCCGCGGAGCGCGGCCCGGCGAGCGCCTCGAGCAGCCGATCCTCGACCGCCCGCGCGGCCGCCGCGGCGACGTCCCGCCGCCGGGCCCGCCGCACCTGTTCCGCGGCCAGTTCCGCGAGGTCGCGGATCATCGACTCGCAGTCCCGCCCGACGTAGCCGACCTCGGTGTACTTCGTCGCCTCGACCTTGAGGAACGGGCAGCCGGTCAGCCGCGCGACGCGCCGCGCGATCTCGGTCTTGCCGACGCCGGTCGGGCCGATCATCAGGATGTTCTTGGGCAGGATCTCCTCGGCCATGCGCGGCGGGAGCTGGCGGCGCCGCCAGCGGTTGCGCAGCGCGACGGCCACGGCCCGCTTGGCCGCGTCCTGCCCGACGATGAAGCGGTCGAGCTCGGCGACGACGCGCGCCGGCGTCAGGTCGTCGATCGGCCGCTCCGGCTCCTCGAGGTCCAGCCCCGGCGTCCGCTTCGGTCCCGGCATGTAGAAGACCATCGCCCCGCTCTCCGCGCCGCCGTCACTCCGGCAGCGTCTCGCAGACCACGCGGCCGTTGGTGTAGATGTCGATCTCGCCGGCGATCTTGAGCGCCTCGACGGCGATCGTCGCCGCGTCGAGTTCCGTGTGCCGGGCGAGGGCGCGCGCCGCGGCGAGGGCCGCCGAACCGCCGCTGCCGATCGCCAGCAGGTCGTCGTCCGGCTCGATCAGGTCCCCCGTGCCGGAGATCAGCAGCAGCCGCTCGGCGTCGGCGACGACGAGCAGCGCCTCGAGCCGCCGCAGCGCGCGGTCCGTGCGCCACTCGCGGGCCAGCTCGACCGCGGCCCGCTCGAGCCGGCCCGAAAACTCGTCGAGCTTCTCCTCGAAGCGGGTCAGAAGGGCGAAGGCGTCCGCGGCGCCCCCGGCGAAGCCGGCGATCACGCGCCCCCCGGCGAGGCGGCGGACCTTGCGCGCCCCGGCCTTGACGATCGACTTGTCGAGGGTGACCTGGCCGTCGGCCGCCACGGCCGTGCGGCCGCCGCGGCGCACCGCCAGCACCGTCGTCCCGTGGAACCGCTCCATCGTCGCCTCCGGCCGGACCGTTCGAGGCCCCCGACGAAAAGGGGCGCGCCGCGGCGCGCCCCTTCCGCAATGTCCGCGCGGACGGTCAGAAGGCCGCGACGGCCTGCTTCTCGTCCGGGTAGGAATCGAAGATCGCGATCAGCTTGGTCAGCGTGAAGAGGTCGGTGATCCGCTGGTTGAGGCCGCAGATCTTCAGGTCGCCGCCGGCCTCGCGCACGCGCTTGAGGCAGGCCACGACTTCGCCGATCCCCGCGCTGTCCATGAAGCGGACGTTGCTGAGGTCGAGGACGATCTTGGTGCAGCCGCTCTCGAGCTGCTTGTGGATCTGGTCGCGGAGGGCCAGGTCGCCCTCGCCCAGGCGGATGTCGCCCAGCGGGGCGATCGCGCAAACGTTGCCGGCCATCTTGACGTCGATTTTCATTGGTGCCTCCTCGAGAAGATCTAAGTGTATCGCGAAAGCGCCCGCCGGGATCAGCGTCCCGTCGCTCCATTCCCCGCGGGCGCGGCCGCTTCGGGGATGGCGGTCTTCAGTTCGGCGCCCTTCCGCGCCCAATCCGATCCGGGATGTTCCGCGGCGAGCCGGTCGAGCGCCTCCCGCGCCGCGGCGTGCTGGCCGAGCGCGAGGCGGACCTTGGCCAGTTCGTAGAGGGCCTGCGGCCGGCGGCGGGAGCCGGGGTACTTGTCGGTCAGCTCGGCGAACCGCCCCGCGGCCCCCTCGAGGTGCTTCTTCTCCAGGTAGAACCGGCCGACGATCCACTCGTGCTCGGACAGCCGGTCCTGCGCCCGCAGCAGCATCGACCGCGCCGCGCGGCCGAACGGGTCGTCCGCCGGGAGCTCGTCCACCATCGCCTGGAAGTGGTTGAGCGCCTTGAGCGAGAACTCCTGGTCGTTGTCCGGGCTGTCCGCCTGGTCCAGCAGGCAGACGCCGATCATGAAGCGGGCGTAGCGCGCCTTCGGGTGGAGCGGATAGAAGTTCAGGAACTGCTCGTAGCGGCTCTGCGCCTCGACGAGCGTGACCGAGCCGGTCTGGAAGTAGTAGGCGTCGGCCAGCGCGAGCTTGACCAGCGGGTCGAGGTCCTCGCTCACCGGCGCGTTCATGCCGACGTCGCCGAGCACCTTGATCGACTCCAGGAAGTGCCGCTTGTCGAGCATCTTCTGGCCCTGCTCGTAGAGCGATTCGTTCTGGAGGTCGACGATCTTCGCGCGGTGATGGCAGCCGCCGAGCGACGCGGCGAGCGCGGCGAGGGCGAGGGCGAGAAGGACGCGGCGTGCGTTGCGGATCACGGTGTCTCCCATTGGCGCAGGGCGGCGGCGAGCGGCGCGGGAATGCGGCGCGGCCGGCCGGAAGCCCGCTCCACGGCGGCGTGGATCGTGAAACCTTCGGCGAGCGTCTCGCCCGTGGCCGGGCGGACGACGCGATAATCGAACCGGACGCGCGGCCCCTCGATCAGGCCGATCGACGTCCGGACCTCCAGCTGTTCGTCGTAGCGGGCGGGGCTGCGGTAGCGGGCGTCGGCCTCGACGACGGGGAAGAGGAACCCCATCTCGTCCTCGACCGCCGCGTACGGCACGCCGGCGGAACGCATCAGTTCCGTCCGCCCCATCTCGAACCAGGCGAGGTAGTGCATGTGGTGCGCCACGCCCATCCGGTCGATTTCCGGATAGCGGACGCGGAACGGCACGACGCTCTCGGTCTTCGGCGCGTCGGCCATCAAGCGGCCTCCGCCGCCGCGCGCAGGGCGCGCGCCGCGGCGACCGGGTCGGCGGCGCCGCAGACCGCGGCCCCGGCGACGAGCGAGCCCGCGCCGGCGCGGACGAGCTCCGCGACGCTGCGGACGGAGACCCCGCCGTCCACCTGGATCAGCGGCGCGGCGCCCCGTTCCGCGCCGAGCGCGGCGACGCGGCGGATCTTGTCCAGCGAGCCGGGGATGAACGACTGGCCGCCGAAGCCGGGGTTGACCGACATCACGACGACGAAGTCGAGGTCGGCCACGATCTCGCGCAGCGACTCGACCGGCGTGGCCGGGTTGAGCGCGGCGCCGGCCTTCATCCCCGCCGCGCGGATCGCCTGGATCGTGCGGTGGAGGTGCGGGCAGGCCTCGACGTGGACGCTGAGGCGCGCGGCGCCGGCGTCGGCGAACGGCGCGATCCAGCGGTCGGCGTTCTCGATCATCAGGTGGCAGTCGAGCGGCAGGCGCGTCGCCTTCTTCAGCGCGGCGACAACCGGCGGGCCGATCGTCAGGTTGGGGACGAAGTGCCCGTCCATCACGTCCACGTGGACGACGTCCGCCCCGCCGGCCTCGATCGCGGCCAAGGCGTCGGCCAGCCGGGCGAAGTCGGCGGAGAGGATCGAGGGGGCGAGTTCGATGCGCACGGCGTCCTTCCTCACGGCGCGCCGACCGTGACGGTCAGGGCGTCCTCGGTTCCCACCGGCTTCCCCGCGGCCGGGTCCTGCGCCGAGACCGTTCCTTCGGTTCCGGCCCCCTGCGTCCGCACCCGCTTGAAGCCGGCGCGGGCCAGGACCTGCAGCACGTCGGCCGCCGGGCGGCCGACGAGGTTCGGCATCACGTAGACCCGCGGCGGCGCGCCGTCGCTGACGAGCAGCGCCACCTTGTCCCCCGGCGCGGCCTCCGCCCCCGCGGGCGGATCCTGGGCGAGGACGCGTCCCGGCGGCACGCCGGGGTCCGGCGCGTCCGCCTGGTCGCCGAGCGCGAACTGCGCCGCGGTGAGCGAGGCGTCGGCGCGCGAGGCGCT from bacterium includes these protein-coding regions:
- the rpe gene encoding ribulose-phosphate 3-epimerase — protein: MRIELAPSILSADFARLADALAAIEAGGADVVHVDVMDGHFVPNLTIGPPVVAALKKATRLPLDCHLMIENADRWIAPFADAGAARLSVHVEACPHLHRTIQAIRAAGMKAGAALNPATPVESLREIVADLDFVVVMSVNPGFGGQSFIPGSLDKIRRVAALGAERGAAPLIQVDGGVSVRSVAELVRAGAGSLVAGAAVCGAADPVAAARALRAAAEAA
- a CDS encoding PASTA domain-containing protein — protein: MRSRTERWASVLRGALLAATLGLTFVGGIWLALRFAAGHSPVVRAPSVVGLDAAAAEQALRAAGLNPEVAGRRFDASAPEGRVLQQTPAAGSETRPGRPVRLVVSLGVRRATVPDLVGSSASRADASLTAAQFALGDQADAPDPGVPPGRVLAQDPPAGAEAAPGDKVALLVSDGAPPRVYVMPNLVGRPAADVLQVLARAGFKRVRTQGAGTEGTVSAQDPAAGKPVGTEDALTVTVGAP
- the bamD gene encoding outer membrane protein assembly factor BamD yields the protein MIRNARRVLLALALAALAASLGGCHHRAKIVDLQNESLYEQGQKMLDKRHFLESIKVLGDVGMNAPVSEDLDPLVKLALADAYYFQTGSVTLVEAQSRYEQFLNFYPLHPKARYARFMIGVCLLDQADSPDNDQEFSLKALNHFQAMVDELPADDPFGRAARSMLLRAQDRLSEHEWIVGRFYLEKKHLEGAAGRFAELTDKYPGSRRRPQALYELAKVRLALGQHAAAREALDRLAAEHPGSDWARKGAELKTAIPEAAAPAGNGATGR
- a CDS encoding acyl-CoA thioesterase, with translation MADAPKTESVVPFRVRYPEIDRMGVAHHMHYLAWFEMGRTELMRSAGVPYAAVEDEMGFLFPVVEADARYRSPARYDEQLEVRTSIGLIEGPRVRFDYRVVRPATGETLAEGFTIHAAVERASGRPRRIPAPLAAALRQWETP
- the hslU gene encoding ATP-dependent protease ATPase subunit HslU; translation: MVFYMPGPKRTPGLDLEEPERPIDDLTPARVVAELDRFIVGQDAAKRAVAVALRNRWRRRQLPPRMAEEILPKNILMIGPTGVGKTEIARRVARLTGCPFLKVEATKYTEVGYVGRDCESMIRDLAELAAEQVRRARRRDVAAAAARAVEDRLLEALAGPRSAAPSTADLRERVEAREAMRRDLRDGKLEEKRIEVELDEDAAPAFKIAGGPGSEEIDVRLGEMMPGFGRRTRRRSATVAEARELLQREEEERRLDKEDISRAAVERVEASGIVFIDEIDKVAGGGGGAGPDVSRQGVQRDLLPIVEGTVVQTKQGPVRTDHILFIAAGAFHVAKPSDLMPELQGRLPIRVELSRLTRADFVRILAETENSLPRQYQALLDVDGVELEITKGAIEEIARIAAAVNEATEDIGARRLATVLERLLEPQLFGAPDTVRGKVVVEADDVKKALGDLVERQDLARFVL
- the dapF gene encoding diaminopimelate epimerase, producing the protein MAGTTLRFWKMAGAGNDFVVLDARGGLPASPEDLARRLCPRRVSVGADGLIAVRRLERDRVEVDFVNADGSPAGFCGNGSRCVARIGKLLGADVLPLTIVFPGLVVRALRVADDVEIEAPRPFVVEPRVAFPFAEAELAGPRISAGVEHVVLREPEGGWELPRLAAALFDARPDLRGQVNVTLLREERGTLHVRTFERGVGETLACGSGALAAALTLAPAPDAAADVVLMPPAETPLRVSLEGGGGPARLSGEARFVYRGEVDLD
- the hslV gene encoding ATP-dependent protease subunit HslV, yielding MERFHGTTVLAVRRGGRTAVAADGQVTLDKSIVKAGARKVRRLAGGRVIAGFAGGAADAFALLTRFEEKLDEFSGRLERAAVELAREWRTDRALRRLEALLVVADAERLLLISGTGDLIEPDDDLLAIGSGGSAALAAARALARHTELDAATIAVEALKIAGEIDIYTNGRVVCETLPE
- a CDS encoding STAS domain-containing protein; translation: MKIDVKMAGNVCAIAPLGDIRLGEGDLALRDQIHKQLESGCTKIVLDLSNVRFMDSAGIGEVVACLKRVREAGGDLKICGLNQRITDLFTLTKLIAIFDSYPDEKQAVAAF
- a CDS encoding DMT family transporter, yielding MDSRRSANASAAPRAGGGREASPSADAPAAPAGASRVPRPSGRAAAAGDAALLVCAVLWGTTFPLTKLAMAHSTPLAFTAFRFCLATVALVPLALRGPGLAGLWRARWWGCGVGLLVAAGFWLQTYGLTRISSPRSAFLTAFYVFFTLGLEWLVFRRPPGWWVAAGAALAFVGVAVMTGAGAGDPINSGDVATLVCALTFAGQMVLLSGALKRHDPGKILFLEIGSCAVLSIVAAPLFETPRLDWSAPLVATALYLALIATALVLGLQNFGQKRTTASRAGVLFSSEPVWTTVFAAAFFGEVVTGRTLVGGALVLGGLLVTTLAPRPAPHA